In Paracoccaceae bacterium Fryx2, a single genomic region encodes these proteins:
- a CDS encoding FAD-dependent oxidoreductase: MIYDAVIIGAGHNGLVTACYLARAGMRVCVVEKNDWIGGAAARRSAASFIRASPTPTAPTSAACSGPRSCAIWNCRNTACRSCPTRAARC; this comes from the coding sequence ATGATTTACGACGCCGTGATCATCGGCGCGGGGCACAACGGGCTGGTGACGGCCTGCTACCTCGCCCGCGCCGGGATGCGGGTCTGCGTGGTGGAAAAGAACGACTGGATCGGCGGCGCGGCGGCGCGACGGTCAGCCGCGAGCTTCATCCGGGCTTCACCTACTCCAACTGCTCCTACGTCAGCAGCCTGTTCCGGCCCGAGATCATGCGCGATCTGGAATTGCCGAAACACGGCCTGCAGATCCTGCCCTACGAGGGCGGCGCGGTGCTGA
- a CDS encoding TetR/AcrR family transcriptional regulator, which translates to MTNPDTAPDFDPDPPKADPAPRKLSREARRSQLIEATIEVLATRGYARTTLTEVAGLAGLSHGLVNFHFQTKEKLLTETLLYLAQEYRDNWLAALEAAPKDPAAQLDALLRADFNPAICTQGRLSAWCSFWGEAQSRPLYQERCGSNDEDYNARIEAICADLMGQGGYPGNPTRTSRVLRVTIEGVWLDLMTIRSPYSRDEALATVHTCAAAFFPRHFGAAGLLA; encoded by the coding sequence GTGACAAACCCCGACACCGCCCCCGATTTCGACCCCGATCCGCCAAAGGCCGACCCCGCGCCGCGCAAGCTGTCGCGCGAGGCGCGCCGCAGCCAGCTGATCGAGGCGACCATCGAGGTGCTGGCCACCCGCGGCTACGCCCGCACCACCCTGACCGAGGTGGCGGGGCTGGCGGGGCTGTCGCACGGGCTGGTGAACTTCCATTTCCAGACCAAGGAAAAGCTGCTGACCGAAACGCTGCTCTATCTGGCGCAGGAATACCGCGACAACTGGCTGGCAGCACTGGAGGCGGCGCCGAAAGACCCGGCCGCGCAACTCGACGCCCTCCTGCGCGCCGATTTCAACCCGGCAATCTGCACGCAAGGCAGGCTGTCGGCGTGGTGTTCCTTCTGGGGCGAGGCGCAAAGCCGCCCGCTCTATCAGGAACGCTGCGGATCGAACGACGAGGATTACAACGCCCGGATCGAGGCGATCTGCGCCGACCTGATGGGGCAGGGCGGCTACCCCGGCAACCCGACGCGCACCTCCCGTGTGCTGCGTGTCACCATCGAGGGCGTCTGGCTGGACCTGATGACCATCCGCAGCCCCTACAGCCGAGACGAGGCGCTGGCGACGGTGCACACCTGCGCCGCCGCCTTCTTCCCGCGCCACTTCGGGGCAGCGGGGCTGCTGGCGTGA
- a CDS encoding Rieske 2Fe-2S domain-containing protein: protein MPKSVYTSPDFVALELQHIFAKDWLCAGRADALPSPGDYLTMEIAGEPIIVLRDRDGTLRAMSNVCRHRMSTLLSGRGNTRAIVCPYHAWTYNLDGTLRGAPAMTLNTGFCKDRIALPQVRCEDWLGWIMVTLNPDAASPHDKLAGVAALVGKYHMEAYVEAFREDFRWATNWKVLAENFMESYHLPVCHAGTIGGHVDLLQMTCPEGLPAFNYHFILKNDALDLTLAHPTNTTLDGDERRTTWLISVYPSLLITLSPGYFWYLCLTPDGPGHVNVVFGGGLAPEFVTDPRAQDHFARLKALLDAVNVEDKGCVEKVYRGLCAGLSEPGPLSHLERPNYDFARYIAGMIP, encoded by the coding sequence ATGCCTAAATCGGTCTACACCTCGCCCGATTTCGTCGCGCTGGAATTGCAGCACATCTTCGCGAAAGACTGGCTCTGCGCCGGGCGGGCCGACGCCCTGCCCAGCCCCGGCGACTACCTGACGATGGAGATCGCGGGCGAGCCCATCATCGTGCTGCGCGACCGCGACGGCACGCTGCGCGCCATGTCGAACGTCTGCCGCCACCGCATGTCGACCCTGCTGTCCGGTCGCGGCAACACCCGCGCCATCGTGTGCCCCTACCACGCCTGGACCTACAACCTCGACGGCACCCTGCGCGGCGCCCCGGCGATGACCCTGAACACCGGCTTCTGCAAGGACCGGATCGCCCTGCCGCAGGTGCGCTGCGAAGACTGGCTGGGCTGGATCATGGTCACCCTGAACCCTGATGCCGCCAGCCCGCACGACAAGCTGGCCGGGGTCGCGGCGCTGGTCGGCAAATACCACATGGAGGCTTACGTCGAGGCGTTCCGCGAGGATTTCCGCTGGGCCACCAACTGGAAGGTGCTGGCCGAGAATTTCATGGAAAGCTACCACCTGCCGGTCTGCCACGCGGGCACCATCGGCGGCCATGTCGATCTTTTGCAGATGACCTGTCCCGAAGGGCTGCCCGCCTTCAACTACCACTTCATCCTGAAGAACGACGCGCTCGACCTGACGCTGGCCCACCCGACCAACACCACACTCGATGGCGACGAGCGCCGCACCACCTGGCTGATCTCGGTCTACCCGTCCCTCCTGATCACCCTCAGCCCGGGCTATTTCTGGTACCTTTGCCTGACGCCCGACGGCCCCGGCCACGTCAACGTGGTGTTCGGTGGCGGCCTTGCCCCCGAATTCGTCACCGACCCCAGGGCGCAGGATCACTTTGCCCGCCTCAAGGCCCTGCTTGACGCGGTCAACGTCGAAGACAAGGGCTGCGTCGAGAAGGTCTACCGCGGCCTCTGCGCCGGGCTTTCCGAACCCGGCCCCCTCAGCCACCTCGAACGCCCGAACTACGACTTCGCCCGCTACATTGCGGGCATGATCCCATGA
- the istA gene encoding IS21 family transposase, with the protein MTGIRRTLERRVRQWRALNGPERDIIFRQTPEPGRMAQSDFTHAEELEVTIAGQLFPHLLYHFVMVYSRWEHVGVVLGGESFTALAENLQQALWSLGGAPQEHRTDSLSAAFRNLTADQRQDITTRYNAFVGHYGMEASRNNRGEAHENGAVESQNRHLKKAIEQALILRGSRDFASIEDYRRFIDILVARRNRQRAAATQVERAHLKPLPRRRTTDFTETVVPVTRTSGFLVKSIFYSAPSQLIGQRLRVHLYDDRLEAFLGSTLVVSHTRARGRGDGHRVHVINYHHVIHALRRKPQALWSSIYRDSLFPRTEYAEAWKVLQRDLPRRDACRRMVDLLFIAHDRACEAELAHLLAAELDAGRVPDPGPLASCLNPRQTALPRDVAVAHPSLDSFDALLGACA; encoded by the coding sequence ATGACCGGCATCCGGCGCACCCTGGAACGGCGGGTGCGGCAGTGGCGGGCGTTGAACGGGCCCGAGCGCGACATCATCTTCCGCCAGACGCCGGAGCCGGGCCGCATGGCCCAGTCCGACTTCACTCATGCCGAGGAGCTGGAGGTGACGATCGCGGGCCAGCTATTCCCGCATCTGCTCTACCACTTCGTCATGGTCTACAGCCGGTGGGAGCATGTCGGGGTGGTCCTGGGCGGGGAGAGCTTCACGGCCCTGGCCGAGAACCTGCAGCAGGCGCTCTGGTCGCTCGGCGGGGCACCACAGGAGCATCGCACCGACAGCCTCTCGGCCGCTTTCCGCAACCTGACGGCTGACCAGCGCCAGGATATCACCACGCGCTACAATGCCTTCGTCGGCCATTACGGCATGGAGGCCAGTCGCAACAACCGCGGGGAAGCTCATGAGAACGGCGCGGTGGAATCCCAGAACCGGCACCTCAAGAAAGCCATCGAACAGGCGCTGATCCTGCGCGGCAGCCGCGACTTCGCCAGCATTGAGGACTACCGCCGCTTCATCGACATTCTGGTGGCACGGCGCAACCGGCAGCGGGCGGCGGCCACGCAGGTGGAACGGGCGCATCTGAAGCCCCTGCCGCGCCGGCGCACCACCGACTTTACAGAGACCGTGGTTCCGGTCACCCGCACCAGCGGCTTTCTGGTCAAGAGCATCTTCTACAGCGCCCCGTCGCAGCTGATCGGGCAGCGCTTGCGGGTCCACCTTTACGACGATCGCCTTGAGGCCTTTCTCGGCAGCACCCTGGTCGTCAGCCATACAAGGGCGCGAGGTCGCGGCGATGGCCATCGCGTGCATGTCATCAACTACCATCACGTCATCCATGCGCTGCGGCGCAAACCGCAAGCCCTGTGGAGTTCGATCTACCGCGACAGCCTGTTCCCGCGAACCGAATACGCTGAGGCCTGGAAGGTGCTGCAGCGCGATCTGCCCCGCCGCGACGCCTGCCGCCGCATGGTCGACCTGCTGTTCATCGCCCACGACCGGGCCTGCGAGGCGGAACTGGCACATCTGCTGGCAGCAGAATTGGACGCGGGCCGGGTGCCCGATCCCGGACCTCTGGCATCCTGCCTGAACCCGCGGCAAACGGCGCTGCCGAGAGATGTTGCCGTCGCCCATCCCTCGCTCGACAGCTTCGATGCCCTTCTGGGAGCCTGCGCATGA
- a CDS encoding NAD(P)/FAD-dependent oxidoreductase, with protein MRDLELPKHGLQILPYEGGAVLTQGGGYLAMFRDHDANRREFARHSARDAESYDRYARDILRHCRFIRPLLMRTPPDPASFRPRDLGELAFLGRQLFALSESQICEMIRFWTMSISDYLDEYFENPVIKAYLAVSAIIGTALGPMSPGSAYVLLHHYMGDVDGNVGAWGFARGGMGSVTQALAKSLAAAGGEIRAGQGVERILVRAGRAVGVVLEDGTEVAGRRVISNMDVKRTFLKHVDAAELPGDFLRRVKAFKIRGSSGKLNIALDGPPEFPALPAGAPMLKGDLHFTDSIERMERAYDDWKDGRFSRDPFQDVMIPTMIDPTMAPPGKHFMSCFVQYAPPRIGGEDWTDADRDAFGQTCLDQIETYAPGFKNKVLHVEVRTPRELEAEVGLTEGNIFQGELTFDQLLFNRPVPGYANYRSPIRDLWICGSSTHPGGGVMGAPGRNAAAEVLREARLPAKMSDAYAVL; from the coding sequence ATGCGCGATCTGGAATTGCCGAAACACGGCCTGCAGATCCTGCCCTACGAGGGCGGCGCGGTGCTGACGCAAGGTGGCGGCTATCTCGCGATGTTCCGCGACCACGACGCCAACCGCCGCGAATTCGCCCGCCATTCGGCGCGCGATGCCGAAAGCTACGACCGCTACGCGCGCGACATCCTGCGCCATTGCCGCTTCATCCGCCCGCTGCTGATGCGCACCCCGCCCGACCCGGCCAGCTTTCGCCCGCGCGATCTGGGCGAACTGGCCTTTCTGGGCCGCCAGTTGTTCGCCCTGTCGGAAAGCCAGATCTGCGAGATGATCCGGTTCTGGACCATGAGCATTTCCGACTATCTCGACGAGTATTTCGAGAACCCGGTGATCAAGGCCTATCTCGCGGTGTCGGCGATCATCGGCACCGCGCTGGGGCCGATGTCGCCGGGGTCGGCCTATGTGCTGCTGCACCACTACATGGGCGATGTCGATGGCAACGTCGGCGCCTGGGGCTTCGCGCGCGGCGGCATGGGGTCGGTGACGCAGGCGCTGGCGAAATCGCTGGCGGCGGCGGGGGGAGAGATTCGCGCAGGTCAGGGCGTCGAGCGGATTCTGGTCCGCGCAGGCCGGGCGGTGGGGGTGGTGCTGGAGGATGGCACCGAGGTTGCGGGCCGCCGGGTGATCTCCAACATGGATGTCAAGCGCACCTTCCTGAAACACGTCGATGCCGCCGAGTTGCCCGGCGACTTCCTGCGCCGGGTCAAGGCGTTCAAGATCCGGGGATCATCCGGCAAGCTGAACATCGCGCTTGATGGCCCGCCCGAGTTTCCCGCCCTGCCCGCAGGCGCGCCGATGCTGAAGGGCGACCTGCATTTCACCGACTCGATCGAGCGGATGGAGCGCGCCTATGACGACTGGAAAGACGGCCGTTTCAGCCGCGACCCTTTCCAGGACGTGATGATCCCGACGATGATCGACCCGACCATGGCGCCGCCCGGCAAGCACTTCATGTCATGCTTCGTGCAATACGCCCCGCCCCGGATCGGGGGTGAGGACTGGACGGATGCCGACCGCGACGCCTTCGGGCAGACCTGTCTCGACCAGATCGAGACCTACGCACCCGGATTTAAAAACAAGGTGTTGCACGTCGAAGTTCGCACGCCACGCGAACTTGAGGCCGAGGTCGGCCTGACCGAAGGCAACATCTTCCAGGGCGAACTGACCTTCGACCAGCTGCTGTTCAACCGCCCGGTGCCGGGATATGCCAACTATCGCAGCCCGATCCGCGACCTGTGGATCTGCGGGTCTTCCACCCATCCCGGCGGCGGGGTGATGGGCGCGCCGGGGCGCAATGCCGCCGCCGAGGTGCTGCGCGAGGCCCGCCTGCCCGCGAAGATGAGCGACGCTTATGCCGTGCTCTGA
- a CDS encoding RidA family protein: MAHTRIRKFNTRDTYPEQKLDNDLCQAVVARGTMIFLRGQCPQDLETAQNINSHDPVEQTHKVMQNIRQLIEESGGRMEHLCKVVVYLTDVRHREAVYRTMGEYIKGVHPVSTGVVVTALARPDWLVEIDATAMIPD; the protein is encoded by the coding sequence ATGGCCCACACCCGCATCCGCAAGTTCAACACGCGCGACACCTACCCCGAGCAGAAGCTCGACAACGATCTCTGCCAGGCCGTGGTGGCACGCGGCACCATGATCTTCCTGCGCGGCCAGTGCCCGCAGGACCTCGAAACCGCGCAGAACATCAACAGCCACGATCCGGTCGAACAAACCCACAAGGTCATGCAGAACATCCGCCAGCTGATCGAGGAATCCGGCGGCCGGATGGAACACCTCTGCAAGGTGGTGGTCTACCTGACCGACGTGCGCCACCGCGAGGCGGTCTATCGCACCATGGGCGAATACATCAAAGGCGTGCATCCGGTCTCGACCGGCGTGGTGGTGACCGCGCTCGCCCGGCCGGACTGGCTGGTGGAAATCGACGCCACGGCCATGATTCCCGACTGA
- a CDS encoding PHB depolymerase family esterase, giving the protein MWKLVLVLCFLALPSVAEQQKILLGNRSYLIDLSARPNGSVILALHNAAGNPEEFRQKIRLSGPALAKGYAVIYPEGLGSSWNGLYCCGYAQEKKISDIRFLDLVIADAAKRFGLYSNRVYLTGMGNGSVMAETYAARRAGTVKAVAGVAGTIHLGRTPAARVPLLHIHGLDDLIVPYGLKGPEYGTKHAGDAFTPVPVQIRAFVAANGPLRKTSRMIDARNDGTSVTEDNYLDAKGRTQVRLMTVSGGRHVWPGSDRKGAGNTQEISATAEVLRFFGEHP; this is encoded by the coding sequence ATGTGGAAACTGGTGTTGGTGCTTTGCTTTCTCGCATTGCCGTCTGTCGCAGAACAGCAGAAAATACTTCTCGGCAATCGTTCGTATCTGATCGACCTGTCTGCCAGGCCGAACGGCTCGGTCATTCTTGCGCTGCACAATGCTGCGGGAAACCCTGAAGAGTTCAGGCAGAAAATCCGCCTCAGCGGCCCTGCGCTGGCAAAGGGATATGCCGTCATCTATCCGGAAGGGCTGGGTTCTAGCTGGAACGGGCTATACTGCTGCGGATATGCGCAGGAAAAGAAGATTTCGGACATCAGGTTTCTCGATCTTGTCATTGCCGACGCGGCAAAGCGGTTCGGGCTTTATTCGAACCGGGTTTACCTGACCGGGATGGGAAACGGGTCGGTGATGGCCGAGACTTATGCCGCGCGGCGTGCGGGCACGGTAAAGGCCGTGGCCGGAGTTGCCGGGACGATCCATCTTGGCAGGACGCCGGCCGCGCGCGTGCCATTGCTGCACATCCACGGGCTCGACGACCTGATCGTGCCATATGGGCTGAAAGGCCCGGAATACGGAACCAAACACGCCGGCGATGCGTTCACGCCGGTTCCGGTTCAGATCAGGGCCTTTGTGGCGGCCAACGGCCCGTTGAGAAAAACGTCGAGGATGATCGACGCGCGCAATGATGGAACGTCGGTGACAGAGGACAACTATCTCGACGCCAAGGGCAGGACGCAGGTCCGCCTGATGACGGTTTCGGGCGGCAGGCACGTCTGGCCCGGCAGTGATCGAAAAGGTGCGGGAAACACTCAGGAAATTTCTGCGACGGCCGAGGTGCTGCGCTTCTTTGGCGAGCATCCTTGA
- a CDS encoding ferritin-like domain-containing protein: MENRPMPTDTIPAPTALKAVAHETLVTSLRNAHALEKQVIAVLEPQLKQLTDFPELHARLSEHVRETREQARRLEAGLETCGASTSMVKDALLSVMGFGQSSIQGFSDDAVLKAVVADMMTEHLEIATYRTLLVLADMAGKPDLRPRLEASLREEEAMAEWFDQNLDAITHRFVEVKAVKEAKAAAAAQEKAAAPAPATPRPSGDQAPAAGAAPRPATPADRSSDT, encoded by the coding sequence ATGGAGAATCGTCCCATGCCCACCGACACCATCCCCGCGCCGACGGCCCTGAAGGCCGTTGCCCATGAAACGCTGGTCACCAGCCTTCGCAACGCTCATGCGCTGGAAAAGCAGGTGATCGCAGTGCTGGAACCGCAGCTCAAGCAGCTGACCGATTTTCCCGAACTGCACGCCAGACTGTCCGAGCATGTTCGCGAGACCCGCGAACAGGCGCGCAGGCTTGAGGCCGGCCTCGAGACGTGTGGCGCCTCGACCTCGATGGTGAAGGACGCGCTGCTGAGCGTGATGGGGTTCGGCCAGTCCTCGATCCAGGGCTTCAGCGACGATGCGGTGCTGAAGGCCGTGGTTGCTGACATGATGACCGAGCATCTGGAAATCGCGACCTACCGCACGCTGCTCGTGCTGGCCGACATGGCGGGCAAGCCCGACCTGCGCCCCCGACTGGAAGCGTCACTCCGCGAGGAGGAGGCGATGGCGGAATGGTTCGACCAGAACCTTGATGCGATCACGCACCGCTTCGTCGAGGTCAAGGCGGTGAAAGAGGCGAAGGCAGCCGCGGCGGCGCAGGAAAAGGCCGCGGCCCCGGCCCCTGCAACACCCCGCCCGTCCGGAGATCAGGCGCCGGCAGCCGGTGCCGCGCCGCGGCCCGCCACGCCCGCCGACAGGTCGTCGGACACCTGA
- a CDS encoding NAD(P)/FAD-dependent oxidoreductase, translating into MKDCIILGGGPAGLTAALYLARFLRSVTVFDAQEGRARMIPETHNLTPFPGGISGRDLLDRMRSHAGHHGAEIETGTVVSVEAQGDVFRVTTDRRAETARTVIFASGVVNHRPPLSVSDHDRGVALGLIRYCPVCDAYEIRDRRIAVLGSGTHGFREARFLRHYSASVTLIPPDGSAAVARDGVGVPGAPMAGLSLTESQVVVTLENGEALGFDTLYVALGTTPRTALAASLGVRLGTGGHVLVDARQKTGIDRVYAIGDVTDGLDQIAVAMGQAAVAATAIHNTLPARLKSERSQMPL; encoded by the coding sequence ATGAAGGATTGCATCATCCTGGGCGGCGGTCCCGCGGGGCTGACGGCCGCCCTGTATCTTGCCCGGTTCCTGCGCAGCGTGACGGTGTTCGATGCGCAGGAGGGGCGGGCGCGGATGATCCCGGAAACCCATAACCTGACGCCGTTTCCGGGCGGCATTTCCGGGCGCGACCTTCTCGACCGGATGCGGTCTCATGCCGGCCACCATGGTGCCGAGATCGAAACCGGGACGGTCGTCTCGGTCGAAGCACAGGGTGACGTGTTCCGCGTCACGACCGACCGGCGGGCCGAGACGGCGCGCACGGTCATCTTTGCCTCGGGCGTCGTCAACCATCGGCCGCCCCTGTCTGTCAGCGACCATGATCGGGGGGTGGCGCTGGGGTTGATACGCTATTGTCCGGTCTGTGATGCCTATGAAATCCGCGACAGGCGAATCGCCGTGCTGGGCAGCGGCACGCACGGGTTTCGGGAGGCACGATTTCTTCGCCACTATTCCGCGTCGGTCACGCTGATCCCGCCTGACGGTTCTGCGGCTGTCGCGCGGGACGGCGTCGGCGTTCCGGGCGCGCCGATGGCGGGGCTGTCGCTGACGGAATCGCAGGTCGTCGTGACGCTGGAAAACGGCGAGGCCCTGGGCTTCGACACGCTCTATGTCGCCCTGGGCACGACCCCGCGGACCGCACTTGCGGCAAGCCTTGGTGTCCGCCTCGGCACGGGGGGTCATGTTCTGGTCGATGCAAGGCAGAAAACCGGCATCGACCGGGTCTATGCCATCGGCGATGTCACGGACGGGCTTGACCAGATTGCCGTGGCGATGGGCCAGGCCGCCGTTGCCGCAACGGCGATCCACAACACGCTGCCCGCCCGGTTAAAATCGGAGCGTTCGCAAATGCCACTCTGA
- the istB gene encoding IS21-like element helper ATPase IstB: protein MTSREIDIHTLPGMLTALRLPSFHKLWTEIATRADAEGWPAARFLAVLAEYELAERDMRRIQRHMNEAQLPAGKTLATFDFKALPTLPRARIEALAAGDWLEGGGNLIAIGNSGTGKTHILCAIGHALIERGHRVFYTRTSDLVQRLQAARRDLVLEAALAKLDKFDLIILDDITYAHKDQAETGVLFELIARRYEYRSIAIAANQPFSGWDQIFPDKAMTVAAIDRLVHHAAILEMNAESFRQRAAASNKEALSRPPTTTIADNKDKGEG, encoded by the coding sequence ATGACCTCCCGCGAGATCGACATCCACACGCTGCCCGGCATGCTGACCGCGCTGCGCCTGCCCAGCTTCCACAAACTCTGGACCGAGATTGCCACCCGCGCCGATGCCGAAGGCTGGCCCGCTGCCCGCTTTCTGGCCGTCCTCGCGGAATACGAGCTGGCCGAACGCGACATGCGCCGCATTCAGCGCCACATGAACGAGGCACAGCTACCGGCTGGCAAGACGCTGGCGACCTTCGACTTCAAGGCGCTGCCAACCCTGCCGCGCGCCCGGATCGAGGCCTTGGCGGCCGGCGACTGGCTGGAGGGTGGCGGCAATCTGATCGCCATCGGCAATTCCGGCACGGGCAAGACGCACATTCTCTGCGCGATAGGCCATGCCCTGATCGAGCGGGGACACCGCGTGTTCTATACCCGCACCAGCGATCTGGTGCAGCGACTTCAGGCCGCCCGCCGCGATCTGGTGCTCGAAGCCGCGCTCGCCAAGCTCGACAAGTTCGACCTGATCATCCTCGACGACATCACCTACGCCCACAAGGATCAGGCCGAAACCGGCGTGCTCTTCGAACTGATCGCCCGGCGCTACGAATACCGCAGCATCGCCATCGCCGCCAACCAGCCCTTCAGCGGCTGGGACCAGATCTTCCCGGACAAGGCGATGACCGTCGCCGCCATCGACCGGCTGGTTCATCACGCAGCGATCCTGGAGATGAATGCCGAAAGCTTCCGCCAGCGCGCGGCCGCCTCCAACAAAGAGGCGCTGAGCAGACCGCCAACGACAACCATCGCCGACAACAAGGACAAAGGAGAAGGCTGA
- a CDS encoding aminotransferase class III-fold pyridoxal phosphate-dependent enzyme: MRKPIRDLTKSNAHYARAVKRLPLGVASSFRYWGEDRTIYVDHGKGARFWDIDGNGYVDYRLGYGPAILGYGDPRVDAAAVRGMNVGGVFALSTERELVVADRIARMVPGMDLVRFSNSGTEAVMAALRLARAHTGRESYLLIEGSYHGLFDAAMWMVNLADWQPGGADEPQVVAYSRGIPQDLKALAHLTPMNDPQRLEDAFRKHGNTLAAMLIEPIQGNCCGISATTEFVRLARSLCDSYGVLLIIDEVKTGFRVARGGVQSLHGVVPDVASFAKAMANGYPIAAIAGREEVMRTFRFGGAAHGGTYTAHSVSLAAAEECLRILDETPALETIAAYGESLKAGLSAILKRRGIVHSFTGHSSMFGLFFAEQAPDNYRDWKLSDYTFYDTMALHLHDLGIICEPDSREPWFICEAHDAACLSDTLAAFETAVDLTLEQVAAA; encoded by the coding sequence ATGCGCAAACCGATCCGCGACCTGACGAAATCGAACGCCCATTACGCCCGGGCGGTGAAACGATTGCCGCTGGGGGTGGCGTCGAGCTTCCGCTACTGGGGCGAGGACCGCACGATCTATGTCGATCACGGCAAGGGTGCGCGGTTCTGGGACATCGACGGCAACGGCTATGTCGATTACCGGCTGGGCTATGGCCCGGCGATCCTCGGCTATGGCGACCCGCGCGTCGATGCGGCGGCGGTGCGCGGCATGAACGTCGGCGGCGTCTTCGCGCTGTCGACCGAGCGTGAACTGGTCGTGGCCGACCGGATCGCCAGGATGGTGCCGGGGATGGACCTCGTGCGCTTTTCCAACTCGGGCACCGAGGCGGTGATGGCGGCCCTGCGTCTTGCCCGGGCCCACACCGGGCGGGAAAGCTACCTGCTGATCGAGGGGTCGTATCACGGGCTGTTCGATGCCGCGATGTGGATGGTCAATCTGGCGGACTGGCAGCCGGGCGGTGCGGACGAGCCGCAGGTCGTCGCCTATTCCAGGGGCATCCCGCAAGACCTGAAGGCGCTGGCGCACCTGACGCCGATGAACGACCCGCAGCGGCTGGAGGATGCGTTCAGAAAGCACGGCAACACCCTTGCCGCCATGCTGATCGAGCCGATCCAGGGCAACTGCTGCGGCATCTCTGCCACCACCGAATTCGTCCGGCTGGCGCGCAGCCTGTGCGACAGCTACGGCGTGCTGCTGATCATCGACGAGGTCAAGACCGGCTTTCGCGTCGCGCGGGGCGGCGTGCAGTCGCTGCACGGGGTGGTGCCCGATGTCGCCTCCTTCGCCAAGGCGATGGCCAACGGCTACCCCATCGCCGCCATTGCCGGGCGCGAGGAGGTGATGCGCACCTTCCGCTTTGGCGGCGCGGCGCATGGCGGCACCTATACCGCGCATTCGGTCAGCCTTGCCGCCGCCGAGGAATGCCTGCGCATCCTCGACGAAACCCCGGCGCTGGAAACCATTGCCGCCTATGGCGAAAGCCTGAAGGCGGGGTTGTCGGCCATTCTGAAGAGGCGCGGCATCGTCCATTCCTTCACCGGGCATTCCAGCATGTTCGGCCTGTTCTTTGCCGAGCAGGCGCCCGACAATTACCGCGACTGGAAGCTTTCGGACTACACCTTCTACGACACCATGGCGCTGCACCTGCACGACCTTGGCATCATCTGCGAACCCGACAGCCGCGAGCCGTGGTTCATCTGCGAGGCGCATGACGCGGCCTGCCTGTCCGACACGCTGGCCGCGTTTGAAACGGCGGTGGACCTGACGCTGGAACAGGTGGCGGCGGCATGA